From Pristis pectinata isolate sPriPec2 chromosome 42, sPriPec2.1.pri, whole genome shotgun sequence, the proteins below share one genomic window:
- the ccdc115 gene encoding coiled-coil domain-containing protein 115 isoform X2, whose translation MGSTNRSPPLTPPSEGSTNRSPPLTPPSEGSTNRSPPLTPPSEGSTNRSPPLTPPSEGSTNRSPPLTPPSEGSTNRSPPLTPQSGWFLLSKARYSMGNKRVSALQYGPEMVPLARVDVSQEDDGHYSFRVERVDSGDVQTVGAVVDESLEMEEIGPKEWEGSPLVRRRRPRGSGEEGQKAPPADGLVGGSRASTKDGRRVAQQGATLPAQEPLNWFGILVPQSLRLAQASFKEVVKLAAEVATLHSRLASTKKQYQDLLQQKQTLVGPQEG comes from the exons ATGGGCTCCACCAATCGTTCGCCGCCCCTCACGCCGCCGTCGGAGGGCTCCACCAATCGTTCGCCGCCCCTCACGCCGCCGTCGGAGGGCTCCACCAATCGGTCGCCGCCCCTCACGCCGCCGTCGGAGGGCTCCACCAATCGTTCGCCGCCCCTCACGCCGCCGTCGGAGGGCTCCACCAATCGGTCGCCGCCCCTCACGCCGCCGTCGGAGGGCTCCACCAATCGGTCGCCGCCCCTCACGCCGCAGTCG GGATGGTTCTTGCTTTCCAAAGCTCGCTATTCCATGGGAAACAAACGGGTTTCTGCTCTCCAGTATGGCCCAGAGATGGTACCTTTGGCTCGTGTCGACGTCAG TCAGGAGGACGACGGCCACTACAGCTTCCGAGTAGAGCGAGTGGACTCCGGTGACGTGCAAACGGTCGGGGCTGTCGTGGACGAGAGTTTGGAGATGGAGGAGATTGGACCCAAAGAGTGGGAGGGATCTCCACTCG TGAGGAGGAGAAGACCCAGGGGGAGCGGGGAGGAGGGGCAGAAGGCGCCCCCCGCTGACGGGTTGGTGGGCGGCTCGAGGGCGTCAACCAAAGATGGCAGGCGCGTGGCTCAGCAGGGTGCGACACTGCCCGCGCAGGAGCCGCTGAACTGGTTCGGCATCCTGGTACCGCAGAGTCTGCGGCTGGCTCAGGCCTCCTTCAAAGAGG TTGTGAAGCTGGCAGCTGAAGTGGCAACTCTCCACAGCAGACTGGCGAGCACCAAAAAACAGTATCAGGATCTTCTGCAGCAGAAACAGACGCTGGTCGGGCCCCAGGAAGGGTGA
- the ccdc115 gene encoding coiled-coil domain-containing protein 115 isoform X1, with translation MMKRGEEAARLLVQSQPGGGEIGGEESYWCSRPSITEEAPVIGQTGGKLACDWCEEPSVTSRRRGGRPALSEAAAMGSEAGPESLCERLDEQLLRYLEEMEQLNDRRDQLERLMEQGWFLLSKARYSMGNKRVSALQYGPEMVPLARVDVSQEDDGHYSFRVERVDSGDVQTVGAVVDESLEMEEIGPKEWEGSPLVRRRRPRGSGEEGQKAPPADGLVGGSRASTKDGRRVAQQGATLPAQEPLNWFGILVPQSLRLAQASFKEVVKLAAEVATLHSRLASTKKQYQDLLQQKQTLVGPQEG, from the exons ATGATGAAACGAGGTGAGGAAGCAGCGCGTTTATTGGTGCAGTCACAGCCGGGGGGCGGGGAAATAGGAGGCGAAGAGAGTTATTGGTGCAGCCGCCCGTCGATCACAGAGGAGGCGCCTGTGATTGGGCAAACGGGTGGAAAGCTCGCTTGTGATTGGTGCGAGGAGCCGTCAGTCACATCGCGGCGGCGGGGAGGCCGACCGGCGCTGAGCGAGGCGGCGGCGATGGGGTCGGAGGCCGGGCCGGAGTCGCTGTGCGAGCGGCTGGACGAGCAGCTGCTGCGGTACCTCGAGGAGATGGAGCAGCTGAACGACCGGAGGGACCAGCTGGAGCGGCTGATGGAGCAG GGATGGTTCTTGCTTTCCAAAGCTCGCTATTCCATGGGAAACAAACGGGTTTCTGCTCTCCAGTATGGCCCAGAGATGGTACCTTTGGCTCGTGTCGACGTCAG TCAGGAGGACGACGGCCACTACAGCTTCCGAGTAGAGCGAGTGGACTCCGGTGACGTGCAAACGGTCGGGGCTGTCGTGGACGAGAGTTTGGAGATGGAGGAGATTGGACCCAAAGAGTGGGAGGGATCTCCACTCG TGAGGAGGAGAAGACCCAGGGGGAGCGGGGAGGAGGGGCAGAAGGCGCCCCCCGCTGACGGGTTGGTGGGCGGCTCGAGGGCGTCAACCAAAGATGGCAGGCGCGTGGCTCAGCAGGGTGCGACACTGCCCGCGCAGGAGCCGCTGAACTGGTTCGGCATCCTGGTACCGCAGAGTCTGCGGCTGGCTCAGGCCTCCTTCAAAGAGG TTGTGAAGCTGGCAGCTGAAGTGGCAACTCTCCACAGCAGACTGGCGAGCACCAAAAAACAGTATCAGGATCTTCTGCAGCAGAAACAGACGCTGGTCGGGCCCCAGGAAGGGTGA
- the ccdc115 gene encoding coiled-coil domain-containing protein 115 isoform X3, which yields MMKRGEEAARLLVQSQPGGGEIGGEESYWCSRPSITEEAPVIGQTGGKLACDWCEEPSVTSRRRGGRPALSEAAAMGSEAGPESLCERLDEQLLRYLEEMEQLNDRRDQLERLMEQGWFLLSKARYSMGNKRVSALQYGPEMVPLARVDVSQEDDGHYSFRVERVDSGDVQTVGAVVDESLEMEEIGPKEWEGSPLVRRRRPRGSGEEGQKAPPADGLVGGSRASTKDGRRVAQQGATLPAQEPLNWFGILVPQSLRLAQASFKED from the exons ATGATGAAACGAGGTGAGGAAGCAGCGCGTTTATTGGTGCAGTCACAGCCGGGGGGCGGGGAAATAGGAGGCGAAGAGAGTTATTGGTGCAGCCGCCCGTCGATCACAGAGGAGGCGCCTGTGATTGGGCAAACGGGTGGAAAGCTCGCTTGTGATTGGTGCGAGGAGCCGTCAGTCACATCGCGGCGGCGGGGAGGCCGACCGGCGCTGAGCGAGGCGGCGGCGATGGGGTCGGAGGCCGGGCCGGAGTCGCTGTGCGAGCGGCTGGACGAGCAGCTGCTGCGGTACCTCGAGGAGATGGAGCAGCTGAACGACCGGAGGGACCAGCTGGAGCGGCTGATGGAGCAG GGATGGTTCTTGCTTTCCAAAGCTCGCTATTCCATGGGAAACAAACGGGTTTCTGCTCTCCAGTATGGCCCAGAGATGGTACCTTTGGCTCGTGTCGACGTCAG TCAGGAGGACGACGGCCACTACAGCTTCCGAGTAGAGCGAGTGGACTCCGGTGACGTGCAAACGGTCGGGGCTGTCGTGGACGAGAGTTTGGAGATGGAGGAGATTGGACCCAAAGAGTGGGAGGGATCTCCACTCG TGAGGAGGAGAAGACCCAGGGGGAGCGGGGAGGAGGGGCAGAAGGCGCCCCCCGCTGACGGGTTGGTGGGCGGCTCGAGGGCGTCAACCAAAGATGGCAGGCGCGTGGCTCAGCAGGGTGCGACACTGCCCGCGCAGGAGCCGCTGAACTGGTTCGGCATCCTGGTACCGCAGAGTCTGCGGCTGGCTCAGGCCTCCTTCAAAGAGG ACTGA
- the imp4 gene encoding U3 small nucleolar ribonucleoprotein protein IMP4, whose protein sequence is MLRRQARLRREYLYRKAQEDKLRSIEEKKQKLKSALDENKLIPTELRREALELQKATEYDDGGGQGVSSQMDDEYKWAGVEDPKVMITTSRDPSSKLKQFVKEVKLIFPNSQRMNRGKHDIEALVTACKANAVTDLVIVHEHRGVPDGLVVCHLPFGPTAYFALSNVVMRHDIPRIGTMSEAYPHLIFHNFSSRLGQRVSSILKYLFPVPKEDSKRVITFANQDDYISFRHHVYRKVDHKNIELSEVGPRFEMKLYQIKLGTLENEKTSETEWCWHPYTNTAKKKRYLSIE, encoded by the exons atg TTGCGTCGACAGGCCCGGCTGCGGAGGGAGTATCTGTACCGGAAGGCTCAGGAGGATAAACTGCGCAGCATCGaggagaagaaacaaaagctgaaaTCTGCCCTGGACG AAAATAAGCTGATTCCCACGGAACTGCGGCGTGAAGCACTGGAGCTGCAGAAGGCCACGGAGTACGACGACGGAGGAGGACAAG GAGTGAGCAGTCAGATGGACGATGAGTACAAGTGGGCCGGAGTGGAAGACCCCAAAGTCATGATCACCACCTCCAGAGATCCCAGCTCCAAGCTCAAGCAGTTCGTCAAG GAGGTCAAATTAATTTTCCCAAACAGCCAGCGGATGAACCGAGGGAAGCACGATATCGAGGCGCTGGTGACGGCGTGCAAGGCCAATGCCGTGACAGACTTGGTCATCGTGCACGAACACCGGGGTGTCCCAG ATGGACTCGTGGTTTGCCACCTGCCCTTCGGCCCGACGGCGTACTTCGCCCTCTCCAACGTGGTGATGCGGCATGACATCCCGCGCATCGGCACCATGTCTGAGGCCTACCCCCACCTCATCTTCCACAACTTCAGCTCCCGGCTCGGACAGAGG GTCTCCAGCATCCTGAAGTATTTATTCCCAGTCCCTAAAGAAGACAGCAAGAGGGTGATCACGTTCGCAAACCAAGACGACTACATCTCCTTCAG GCACCACGTGTACAGAAAGGTGGATCACAAGAACATCGAGCTGTCTGAAGTGGGGCCTAGATTTGAAATGAAAC TGTACCAGATTAAACTGGGGACCCTGGAGAACGAGAAAACCTCCGAGACGGAATGGTGCTGGCACCCGTACACAAACACGGCCAAGAAGAAGAGGTATCTGAGCATTGAGTGA